One Pseudomonas abieticivorans genomic region harbors:
- the glgA gene encoding glycogen synthase GlgA, with product MISAAVDNQGQIFNRQDSEPAHVPSIVSTGKVLQADSVPNPNKQKVLFVTSEIADLVKTGGLGDVSAALPRAMSPLHDVRVLIPGYPQVMNSDNPIHIVGELGGHAALPPCKIGRMDLADGLVIYVLICPELYEREGTPYGANNGRDWPDNHIRFARLGLAAADIAAGLGMVHWKPDLVHAHDWPAGLAPAYMQWRGLSTPTLFTIHNLAYQGVFSRACCPELGVPTHALQQEGMEFYGKLSFLKAGMAYSNRITTVSATYAKEITTSEFGCGLEGFLSSKAQQGLLSGIPNGIDESWESATDPHLICPFSLNDWDGKAVNADHVRSLFGLDDSEGPLFAVVSRLVYQKGLDLTEAVAEFIVEQGGQIAIIGRGEPEEEQAMRELALRFPGQVGVRIGFNETDARRMFAGSDFLLMPSRYEPCGLSQMYAQRFGSLPVARNTGGLADTIEDGVTGFLFNESTVQSYEQALARAFYVFSKPELLNAMRCLAMTQPFNWCQAVEPYAKLYEDMVKGSLKAPARY from the coding sequence ATGATCAGTGCTGCTGTCGATAACCAGGGACAGATTTTCAACAGACAGGATAGTGAACCGGCCCACGTGCCGAGCATCGTGTCGACAGGCAAGGTGCTGCAGGCGGACTCGGTACCCAATCCGAACAAGCAAAAAGTGCTTTTCGTAACTTCCGAAATTGCTGATTTGGTCAAGACCGGCGGCCTGGGCGACGTTTCCGCCGCCCTGCCGCGGGCCATGAGCCCTTTGCATGACGTGCGCGTACTGATCCCCGGCTACCCGCAAGTCATGAACAGCGACAATCCGATCCACATCGTCGGTGAACTGGGTGGCCACGCTGCGCTGCCACCGTGCAAGATCGGCCGCATGGACCTGGCCGATGGCTTGGTCATCTACGTGCTGATCTGCCCTGAACTGTACGAGCGCGAAGGCACCCCCTACGGTGCCAACAACGGTCGCGACTGGCCCGACAACCACATCCGTTTTGCACGTCTAGGCTTGGCCGCCGCCGACATCGCCGCAGGCCTGGGCATGGTCCACTGGAAGCCCGACCTGGTGCATGCCCACGACTGGCCCGCAGGCCTGGCACCGGCCTACATGCAGTGGCGCGGCCTGAGCACCCCTACCCTGTTCACCATTCACAACCTGGCGTACCAGGGCGTGTTCAGCCGTGCCTGCTGCCCGGAACTGGGCGTGCCCACCCATGCCTTGCAACAGGAAGGCATGGAGTTCTACGGCAAGTTGTCGTTCCTCAAGGCAGGCATGGCCTACTCCAACCGCATCACCACGGTGAGTGCCACCTACGCCAAAGAGATCACCACCTCGGAATTTGGCTGCGGCCTGGAAGGTTTTCTCAGCAGCAAGGCCCAGCAAGGCCTGCTCAGTGGTATCCCCAACGGCATCGACGAAAGCTGGGAGTCGGCCACCGACCCGCACCTGATCTGCCCGTTCAGCCTCAATGACTGGGATGGCAAGGCGGTCAATGCCGACCACGTGCGCAGCCTGTTCGGCCTGGACGACAGCGAGGGCCCGCTGTTCGCGGTGGTGTCGCGCCTGGTTTACCAAAAAGGCCTGGACCTGACCGAAGCCGTGGCCGAATTCATCGTCGAGCAAGGCGGCCAAATCGCGATCATCGGCCGTGGCGAGCCGGAAGAAGAACAGGCCATGCGTGAACTGGCCTTGCGCTTTCCCGGCCAGGTGGGCGTGCGCATCGGCTTCAACGAAACCGATGCGCGGCGCATGTTCGCCGGCAGCGACTTCCTGTTGATGCCCTCGCGCTACGAGCCCTGTGGCCTGAGCCAAATGTACGCACAACGCTTCGGCTCGTTGCCGGTGGCGCGCAACACCGGCGGCCTTGCCGACACCATCGAGGATGGCGTGACCGGTTTCCTATTCAACGAGTCCACCGTACAAAGCTACGAGCAAGCCCTGGCCCGGGCCTTCTATGTGTTCAGCAAGCCGGAGTTGCTCAACGCCATGCGCTGCCTGGCCATGACCCAACCGTTCAACTGGTGCCAAGCCGTTGAACCCTACGCCAAACTCTATGAGGACATGGTCAAGGGCAGCCTCAAAGCCCCCGCCCGCTACTGA
- the malQ gene encoding 4-alpha-glucanotransferase yields MSDERLEQLAGQAGLAVHWTDANGRPQRVSDDVLGKVLAGLGHPAGSPEQIEASLRELAEVQQKGHLPPLLTVDYGQPLDLSRHFAANTALQVYQEDGATLDLTLDEQARLPGLLPVGYQDVRIDGQHFTLAVAPLRCYSVGDALGQETPRAWGLGVQLYSIRRPGDGGFGDTQALEMLARSAGERGADALAISPMHAMFSSDNHRYSPYSPSSRLFLNSLYAAPGTLLGERAVRVAIERAQLAEELQRLEAMPLVDWPLAAAAKQRLLKTLYEDFRSGDHPLNPDFASFRHAGGEALENHCRFEALQADCATRGQPQDWRQWPKDWHDPRSPAIAEFAAQHQSDIEYYAFCQWLVARSLERAQNAATSSGMQIGLVADLAVGADGAGSQAWSRQDELLSALTVGAPPDILNRAGQSWGISAFAPEGLVRNGFRAFIEMLRANFAHAGGLRIDHIMGLQRLWVIPLGSSPGEGAYLQYPVDDLLRLLTLESHRHQAIVLGEDLGTVPEGLREKLAPRQILGMRVLLFEQHHTGHFKHVLEWPDDALATSTTHDLPTLNGWWHARDIDWNHKLTLIDSHTEHQWRETREQERRGLRHLLGQDSANFQGEAHEADQLIDASVRFIGHTRAPLVLLPLEDALGVDEQPNLPGTIDSHPNWRRRFHGQAAQLLDDIDAARRLELLAHARQQASERDR; encoded by the coding sequence ATGAGTGACGAGCGACTGGAACAACTGGCAGGCCAGGCTGGCCTGGCGGTGCACTGGACTGACGCCAACGGCCGCCCGCAGCGGGTGTCCGACGACGTGTTAGGCAAGGTATTGGCCGGGCTCGGCCACCCTGCAGGCAGCCCCGAGCAGATCGAGGCAAGCCTGCGCGAGCTGGCCGAGGTTCAGCAAAAAGGCCACCTGCCGCCGCTGCTGACGGTCGACTACGGCCAACCGCTGGACCTCAGTCGCCACTTCGCCGCGAACACCGCCTTGCAGGTGTACCAGGAAGACGGCGCCACCCTGGACCTTACGCTGGACGAACAGGCGCGCCTGCCGGGCCTGTTGCCTGTGGGCTACCAGGACGTGCGCATCGACGGTCAGCATTTCACCCTGGCCGTGGCGCCCCTGCGGTGCTACAGCGTCGGTGATGCCTTGGGCCAGGAAACGCCGAGGGCCTGGGGCCTGGGCGTGCAGCTGTACAGCATTCGCCGCCCCGGCGATGGTGGTTTCGGTGACACCCAGGCCCTTGAGATGCTCGCCCGCAGCGCCGGTGAACGCGGCGCCGACGCCTTGGCCATCAGCCCCATGCACGCCATGTTCAGCAGCGACAACCACCGCTACAGCCCCTACTCGCCGTCCAGCCGGCTGTTTCTCAACAGCCTGTACGCGGCACCCGGCACCCTCCTGGGCGAACGAGCCGTGCGCGTGGCCATTGAACGCGCGCAACTGGCAGAAGAACTGCAACGCCTGGAGGCCATGCCGCTGGTGGATTGGCCCTTGGCCGCCGCCGCCAAGCAACGCCTGTTGAAAACCCTTTACGAGGACTTTCGCAGCGGCGACCACCCACTCAACCCCGACTTTGCCAGCTTCCGCCATGCCGGCGGTGAAGCCCTGGAGAACCACTGCCGCTTCGAGGCCCTGCAAGCCGACTGCGCCACCCGTGGCCAGCCCCAGGACTGGCGCCAATGGCCCAAGGACTGGCACGACCCGCGCAGCCCGGCCATCGCCGAATTCGCCGCGCAACACCAGAGCGACATCGAGTACTACGCCTTTTGCCAATGGCTGGTGGCCCGCAGCCTTGAGCGTGCGCAAAACGCTGCCACCTCCAGCGGCATGCAGATCGGCCTGGTCGCCGACCTGGCCGTGGGCGCTGACGGTGCCGGCAGCCAGGCCTGGAGCCGCCAGGACGAGCTGCTCTCGGCGCTGACCGTGGGTGCGCCACCGGACATCCTCAACCGCGCCGGGCAAAGCTGGGGGATCTCCGCGTTCGCCCCCGAGGGCCTGGTGCGCAACGGTTTCCGCGCTTTTATCGAGATGCTGCGGGCCAACTTTGCCCACGCCGGCGGCTTGCGCATCGACCACATCATGGGCCTGCAGCGCTTGTGGGTGATCCCCTTGGGCTCATCCCCCGGCGAAGGCGCCTACCTGCAGTATCCGGTGGACGACCTGCTGCGCTTATTGACCCTGGAATCGCACCGTCACCAGGCCATCGTGCTGGGCGAAGACTTGGGCACGGTCCCGGAGGGCCTGCGGGAAAAACTTGCGCCACGGCAGATCCTTGGCATGCGCGTGCTGCTGTTCGAACAGCATCACACCGGCCACTTCAAGCACGTATTGGAATGGCCCGACGATGCCTTGGCCACCAGCACCACCCACGACCTGCCGACCCTCAACGGCTGGTGGCACGCACGCGACATCGACTGGAACCACAAGCTCACCTTGATCGACAGCCACACCGAGCACCAGTGGCGCGAAACCCGTGAACAGGAGCGCCGCGGCCTGCGCCACCTGCTGGGCCAGGACAGCGCGAACTTCCAGGGCGAGGCCCACGAAGCCGATCAACTGATCGACGCCAGCGTGCGTTTCATCGGCCACACCCGCGCCCCTCTGGTGCTGCTACCCCTGGAGGACGCCTTGGGCGTGGACGAACAGCCCAACCTGCCCGGCACCATCGACAGCCACCCCAACTGGCGTCGCCGTTTCCATGGCCAGGCAGCGCAACTGCTCGACGACATCGACGCCGCGCGGCGCCTGGAACTGCTTGCCCATGCCCGTCAACAAGCCAGTGAGCGTGATCGATGA
- the treZ gene encoding malto-oligosyltrehalose trehalohydrolase yields the protein MPSSTPETCSHGAVMIDPAHTRFALWAPDALTVSVEIEHGSSLPMLPQADGWFVIQTRCQAGTAYRYQINGELLVPDPASRAQQSDIDSPSLVVDPNAYTWQHLAWQGRPWTEAVIYELHVGALGGFAAVQQHLARLAALGVTAIELMPIAEFPGARNWGYDGVLPYAPEASYGTPEQLKHLIDCAHGHGLMVLLDVVYNHFGPDGNYLSQYAKGFMREDKHTPWGAAIDFRRPQVQDFFIDNALMWLLEYRFDGLRFDAVHAIEDPEFLKLMARRIRAHIPAGRHVWLNLENEHNQAHLMEQGYDAQWNDDGHNALHVLLTGETEAYYEDYSDQPTEKLARCLAEGFVYQGHTNRNGEQRGEPSGHLPPSAFVLFLQNHDQIGNRAFGERLHQLCPPAALRAATALLLLSPMIPLMFMGDENGADAPFLFFTSHHGELAEAVRQGRRAEFKAFAAFADAERREQIPDPNAPNTFEASKPNLTCDNDWTALYRQLLQLRHHHLIPHLNASHWLGVQVHARGALTARWQLGNGSHWRIDLNLSDRSLDVPLAPLEQRIFDSDPFAITQQPSHSLGPYTAVVSMTPARASGDVA from the coding sequence ATGCCTTCAAGCACACCTGAAACCTGCTCTCACGGCGCTGTCATGATCGATCCGGCCCACACGCGCTTTGCGCTGTGGGCGCCGGATGCACTGACTGTCAGCGTGGAAATCGAGCACGGTTCATCCCTTCCCATGTTGCCCCAGGCCGATGGCTGGTTTGTGATTCAAACCCGATGCCAGGCCGGTACCGCCTACCGCTACCAGATCAACGGCGAACTGCTGGTGCCCGACCCCGCGTCCCGGGCCCAGCAAAGCGATATCGACTCGCCAAGCCTTGTGGTCGACCCCAACGCCTACACCTGGCAACACCTCGCCTGGCAAGGCCGGCCCTGGACCGAGGCGGTTATCTACGAATTGCACGTGGGCGCCCTAGGCGGCTTTGCCGCAGTGCAACAGCACCTGGCGCGCCTGGCGGCCCTGGGCGTCACTGCCATCGAACTGATGCCCATCGCCGAATTCCCCGGTGCTCGCAACTGGGGTTACGACGGCGTGCTGCCCTACGCCCCGGAAGCCTCCTACGGCACCCCTGAACAACTCAAGCACTTGATCGACTGTGCCCACGGCCACGGCCTGATGGTGCTGCTGGACGTGGTCTACAACCACTTCGGCCCTGACGGCAATTACCTGAGCCAGTACGCCAAGGGCTTCATGCGCGAGGACAAACACACGCCCTGGGGCGCGGCCATCGATTTTCGCCGCCCGCAGGTGCAGGACTTCTTCATCGACAACGCGCTGATGTGGCTTTTGGAATACCGCTTCGACGGCCTGCGTTTCGATGCGGTGCACGCCATCGAAGACCCCGAGTTTCTCAAGCTGATGGCCCGGCGAATCCGTGCGCACATCCCGGCCGGGCGCCACGTATGGCTGAATCTGGAGAACGAGCACAACCAAGCGCACTTGATGGAGCAAGGCTACGACGCGCAGTGGAACGACGACGGGCACAACGCCTTGCATGTGCTGCTGACCGGCGAAACCGAAGCCTATTACGAAGACTACAGCGACCAGCCCACCGAAAAACTCGCCCGCTGCCTGGCTGAGGGTTTCGTCTACCAAGGCCACACTAACCGCAACGGCGAGCAGCGCGGCGAACCCAGCGGGCACCTGCCGCCCAGCGCCTTCGTGCTGTTTTTGCAGAACCACGATCAGATCGGCAACCGTGCCTTTGGCGAGCGCTTGCACCAGCTATGCCCGCCGGCCGCACTGCGCGCCGCCACGGCTCTGCTGTTGTTGTCGCCGATGATCCCGTTGATGTTCATGGGTGATGAAAACGGCGCCGACGCGCCTTTCCTGTTTTTTACCAGCCACCATGGCGAGCTGGCCGAAGCCGTGCGCCAGGGCCGCCGCGCCGAGTTCAAGGCCTTTGCCGCCTTTGCCGATGCCGAGCGCCGCGAACAGATTCCCGACCCCAATGCGCCGAACACCTTCGAGGCCTCGAAACCAAACCTGACCTGCGACAACGACTGGACGGCCCTGTACCGCCAGCTTCTGCAACTGCGCCACCATCACCTGATACCCCACTTGAACGCCAGCCATTGGCTGGGTGTCCAAGTGCATGCCCGCGGTGCCCTCACCGCACGGTGGCAACTGGGTAACGGCAGCCACTGGCGCATCGACCTGAACCTGAGCGATCGCAGCCTGGACGTGCCGCTGGCGCCTTTGGAACAGCGGATTTTCGACAGCGACCCCTTTGCTATTACGCAACAACCGTCCCACTCACTCGGCCCTTATACCGCCGTGGTCAGCATGACCCCGGCCCGTGCTTCTGGAGATGTTGCATGA